The Microbacterium sp. W4I20 genome segment GCGGTGTGGTTGTGGGAGCTCGGCGATGGCGCCCCGTGGCTCGTCGGCCTCTACCTCTCGGCGATGGGCGTGCTGACGTTCGTGGCGCTGATCCTCTCGCCCGAGACGAAGGACCACGACTACGAGGACGACCTCGGGGTGGCCGCGCTGGTCGAGCGCTGACCCACCGGTTCCGGTCGCGAAAAGGCACGCATCTCCCACGGGGATGCGTGCCTTTCTGCGACCGGAGGCGCACTCAGGCGGCGGGCGTGCCGCCGGACAGGAACGTCTCGATCGTGGCGATGGTCTCGGCGTTGTTTCGATGCAGGATGCCGCGGATGCCGAGACTCGCGGCGCCCACCAGCGCCTCGGTGTGATCGTCGATGAAAAAGACCTCGTCGGGACCGGCGCCAAGGCGTTCCAGCGTCAGCAGATACGCCTGCGGGTCGGGCTTGTTCACGCCCAGCTCGTGGCTGTAGCAGATCGGGTCGAAGATCTGCGAGAGGCCGAAGCGGCGCTCCTCTTCTTCGCGCGCGCCGTCTGCCGAGTTCGAGAGGATGGCGGTGCGGGCACGCCCGCGCAGAGAGCGCGCGTATTCGATCATCTCGGTGTTGCCGGTGCCGCAGTAGGCATCCCAGAAGTCGGTGCGCATCGCGGCGCGCTGTTCGGGATCGAGGTTGACCGCGGTGGCGAGCGACTGCCAGAACTCCGCCTCGCGCCCGGCGGTCACATCGATCGGCGGCAGATCGGCGGCGGCGACTCGTGCATCGAACTCCGGCCGGGCGAGCCCGCTGCGATCGCGCCAGCGCTCCCACCACTCGTCCTGCCAGGTGTCGTCATCGACGAGCTCCAGCACTCCCCCGATGTCGAACAGGACCCACTTCGTCTCGCTCATCCGCACACCCTAGGGCAGCGGTCTGGGAGTCAGTAGTCGGCGGTGATCGTGCGAGTGGCTCCGTCGAGGGTCATGGTTCCGCCGTAGGGCAGGATCCACTGCGGACGGGTGTGCCCGAAGGGCGGGCCGACGCAGACGACCGCGTCGGGGTTGTAGCGGGTGACCTGCTCGATCACGGCGTCGCGCTGTGCGGCGCGGAGCTGCGCCGCCTCGGCCTGCGACGGATGGAACTCGAAGTCGCTCACCGGCGGGCGGGCGACCACGACTCCTCTCACGGCCCCGAGGATGCCGCGCTCGCCCAGTCCGCGCAGCCAGCGGGACACCCAGCCGGCGGGCGGGCGCTCCTCACTCGTCTCGAGCAGCAGGATGCCGCCCTCGAGAGCCGCAGCGGGTGGAAGCCGATCGGCGAGTGCGAGTCCGTCGATCACCTCGAGGCAGCCGCCCCAGGTGCGCCCGGTGACCCGTGTCGCGGGACCGGCCCAGGTCCAGTCCTCGGTGGGCACACGATCGCCGAACTCGGTGAGCGCGCGCGGGTCGTGCCATCGCCGACCGACATCCTCCGACTCCCCCGGCTCCGTGATCTCGAGCGTTCCTCCTTCGAGCAGCAGTGCCCGCAGGGATCGCAGATGGATGCCGTCGACCGACGGGCCGGGACCGAGATGTACCGCGGTCGAGCCGCCGTAGTAGCCCTGCACGCCGAGGCCCCAGAGCCAGTTGAGGATGTTCGTGTTGTCGCTGTAGCCGACGAAGGGCTTCGGGTCGGCGATCGGCAGGGCCGGGTCGAGGTGCGGGACGACGAGGATCTGGTCGTCGCCGCCGATCGTGGCGAGGATCGCCCGGATGCCGGGGTCGGCGAAAGCCGCGTTCACGTCGACGGCCCGGGCTTCCGGGGTCGCGTCGAGCGCGCGCGTGGTCGGATACTCGATCGGGATGAGGCCGGTCAGCTCCTGCAGGCGGCGCATCGCCTGGTCGTGCAGCGCGGGTGCGACGGCGGGGGCCGCGAACGCCGGGGACAGGATGGCGACGCGGTCGCCGGGCACGAGCTTGGGTGCGGACAGCATCCGTCCAGTCTGTCAGCGGGCGCGCAGATCCCCTCCGCAGCATCCGTCAACACATATTGACTTTCGTTCGAGCGTCAACAAGTATTGACGAGGGAGGTTCCTCATGACATCGCACACAGCAATCGCAGAGTACGACGGAGGCGAACCGCTGGCCGAGCTGCATCGGCTCGCCGACATCCGTCAGCAGATCGCCCGCTCCGAAGAGGCGCAGGTGCGCCGAGCGCGCAACGCCGGATACTCGTGGCAGGCGATCGCCAGCGCCCTGGGCGTGAGCAAGCAGGCGGCGCACCGCCGCTTCGGACGCCACTGAGCGCACTCAGCCCATCCACAGAATCCGTCCGCACACGAAGTACGGTCGAAGTACCGTTCTCAGATCGAGGTCCCGCATGTCCCGCACGGCGACTCCCCGCCGGCGCGGACGCGGCGCACAGCCCGAAGGCCCGCGCGCCACGTTCCGCCAGCTCCTCCCCTTCCTGTTCGAGCACAAGCGCACGCTCATCGTCGTCGCGGTGCTCAGCGTCGTCGGCGCTGCGACCTCGCTCGTGCAGCCGCTGTTGGTCGGGCAGGTGATCGAGGCCGTGCAGTCGCAGCGCGCGCTCGGTCTGCTGATCTGGCTGCTGGTCGGCTTCGTGATCGTGTCGTCGGTCATCTCCGGCTTCCAGCACTACCTGCTGCAGCGCACCGGCACCGCGGTCGTCTACTCCAGCCGGCGCAAGCTCATCGCCCGCATCCTCCACCTACCGGTCTCCGAGTTCGACGCGCGCCGCACCGGCGACCTCGTCTCGCGGGTCGGCACAGACACGACCCTGCTGTATGCGGTGCTCACCCAGGGACTGGCGGATGCCGTCGGCAGCGCCGTGCTGTTCCTCGGCGCGCTGATCGCGATGCTCGTGATCGACCCGATCCTCCTGCTCCTCATCGTCGTCGTGATCGGCGTCTCGGTCGTGGTGGTCGTCGCCCTCAGCGGTCGGATCCGCACCGCGTCGACCGCGCAGCAGGAGAAGGTCGGCGAACTGGCATCGGGCGTGGAACGGGCGATCGGCTCGATCCGCACGGTGCGCGCCTCGGGCGCCACCGAGCGCGAGACCGCCCAGGTCTCCGAGCTCGCGTCCGACGCCTACGGCATCGGGGTGCGGATCGCCAAGATCTCCTCGCTCGTGGTGCCGGTCTCCGGCATCGCCCTCCAGCTCTCTCTGCTCGTCGTGCTCGGCGTCGGCGGCTTCCGAGTCGCGGCGGGTGCGATCTCGATCGCCGCGCTGATTTCCTTCATCATGTTCCTGTTCCTGCTCGTGATGCCGCTCGCCTCCACGTTCGGCGCGATCACCTCGGTGAATCAGGCGCTCGGCGCGCTCGGCCGCATCCAGGAGGTGCTCGATCTGCCGACGGAGACGCAGGACGACGAGAAGATCGCCGCCGGCCTCCGCGCGGCACAGCGTCCCGAGGAGTCCCCGCAAGCCGGCGACTCCGCACCCGCCATCGAGTTCCGCGACGTGCGCTTCCACTACCCCGACAACGTCGTGGCGGCCCGCCTTGCGGCGGCGAAGGAAGCCAGGACCCTGCTCGCCGACGCGCACGTGGAACCGGCGGATGCCGACGCCGCGTCGCCCGCGGACCGCGAAGTCCTCCGTGGAGTGTCGTTCTCCGTCGCACGAGGGACCCGGGTCGCCCTCGTCGGTCCGAGCGGTGCGGGCAAGAGCACGATCCTCTCGCTGGTCGAGCGCTTCTACGACCCGACCGGCGGGTCCATCCGACTGCACGGCCACGACGCCCGCACCTACCCGCGCGACGAGCTGCGCGCCCAGTTCGGGTACGTGGAGCAGGACGCCCCCACCCTGGCCGGCACGCTCGCCGAGAATCTGCGGCTGGCCGCCCCCGATGCGTCCGACGCCGACTGCGAGCGCGTGCTGCGCGCGGTCAACCTCGGCGAGGTGCTCGAGCGGAACCCTCTGGGCCTGCAGGCGCCCGTCGGCGAGGACGGCGTGATGCTCTCGGGCGGTGAGCGCCAGCGTCTCGCGATCGCGCGCGCCCTGCTGACGGATGCGCCGATCCTGCTGCTCGACGAGTCGACCTCATCGCTCGACGGCGTGAACGAACAGCGAATGCGTGAGGCGATCGATGCGGTCTCCACCGACCGCACGCTCGTCGTGATCGCCCACCGACTCTCGACCGTCGTCGACAGCGATCTGATCGTCGTGCTGCAGGACGGCACCGTCGTCGGCCAGGGGACCCACGCCGAACTCGTCGAGTCGACGCCGCTCTACCGCGACCTCGCGCGCCACCAGCTCCTGGCCTGAGCCGTCACCCCTCGGGCACCACTGTGGCCTGCCAGGCCGTCACGTACACGGTTGCTCCCGGGATGATGTCGAGCGGCATGTCCCAGGAGAGCCGTTCCTCTCCCGGGAGCACCGCGACCCAGATGCTGCGGGCCGCGAGCTGCCCCTGCACCGAGTTCGCGTCCCATCCGATGAACGCCGACGCCGACCCGCCCGGCGGGAGGACGATCGGCGAGGCGCCGGGATCTTCAGCCATGAAGGAGCGGCCGTGCTCGACCGCCACGTCGAGCAGATGCCCGTTCTGGTCGCCGTACGCGACGTCCGGATACCCGTCGACGGTGCACGGCTCGTCCGCCACGTTCACGAGCTGCAGCAGCTGACCGCGATGCCCGGTGGCGCCGTCCGGAGGCGATGTCATGATCGTCGTGTTCGCGGCGGTGCATGCCCCATCGTCCGACGCACCCTCGGAGGGGCCGGCAGTCGGCACAGGGTCGCCCGATGCGGAGGGATCCGGAGCCACCGCTCCGCTCGGATCGGCCTCTGCCTGCGCAGCGGCCTGTTCTTCGCGCAACTGCTGCTGCATGGCGTCGGCACCGGCCTGGGCCGCGAACGGGAGAAGCACGAGGGCCACTGCGGCGACCAGTGCGACGACGGTGAGCGACGATCTCGTGGTCGGGCCAGGCGCAGGGGACGGGTCCTCGTCCCGCATGCGCCCGGAGCGCACAGTCACCAGGGCCGGGATCCACCCCACGACCACCGCCCACCACGTCGTCTCCGAGGTGGCGCCCATGGTGCCGATCGCGCCGCGGATTCCGAAATCGGCCGTCCCGACGATGAAGTTCCCGAGATCCAGAGCGGCACCGACGGCGAAGGACGTCAGGATCGCGGCGAGCCACGCGGTCGCGAAGACGAGTCGGCCCGCCGAAAGCCGGACGGCGAGTGCCGCGAACCCGGCGACCAGCACCGCCGCCATCAGCAGCTGCACGAGGACCGCCCACAGCACAGGGCTTCCGAAGACGCCGCGGCCCAGGGGCGTCGGAATGAGGGACGCGAGCGTGGCGAGACTCCCGCCGGCTCCGGACAGGAGATAGGCCAGCCAGCCGGAGACGAACCACAGGACGGCGAGCACCCCGCCGCCGATCAGACCGTGCCGCACGGCACCCCGCATCACACCGTGTCGCATCGCGATCCCCCCAGACAACACCGCGGACGCGCGGCTCCTTCGACCCTAGCGAAGCCGTCACCGTGCTCTGGGGATTGCCGAGACACGAAAACGCGAAGGCGGGACACCGGAGACCACTCAGCCATGGGTTCGTCTCTGATGTCCCGCCTTCGCGGGTAAGAGGTGCCGGCTCCCCCGAGCCGGCACCGGTCTGGGGGCTACGCCTTGGCGAGGCGGTATCGGAGGGAGGAGAGCTCGGCGCGCAGCGCCGCCGGCACCTTGTCGCCGAAGGTGTCGTAGAACGCCTCGGTGAGGTCGGCCTCGGTCTTCCAGGCCTCCGCGTCGACCGAGAACAGCTCCTCGAGGTCGGCCGCCGGAATGTCGAGACCGTCGAGGTTGAGGTCTTCGATCCGCGGCAGGCGTCCGATCGGGCTGTCGATCGCGGGCACGTCGCCCGAGATCCGGCGGATGATCCAGTCGACGACACGCGAGTTGTCGCCGAATCCGGGCCACAGGAACCGGCCGTCGTCACCGCGACGGAACCAGTTCACCTGGAAGATGCGCGGAGCACGGTCGAAGCGCAGCCCGCGGCCCACCTTCAGCCAGTGGCCGAAGTAGTCCGCCATGTTGTAGCCGCAGAACGGGAGCATCGCGAAGGGGTCGCGGCGCAGTTCGCCGACCTTGCCCTCGGCCGCCGCCGTGCGCTCGGACGAGATGTTCGAGCCGAGGAAGACGCCGTGCGTCCAGTCCGTCGCCTCGACCACGAGAGGCACGTTGCTGGCCCGGCGTCCGCCGAACAGGATGACGTCGAGCGGAACCGCCTCTTCCCAGTCCTCGGCGATCTGCGGGCACTGCGCCGCCGACACCGTGAAGCGCGAGTTCGGGTGCGCGGCAGGGCGGCCGGAGTCCGGCGTCCAGTCGTTGCCCTCCCAGTCGATGAGGTTCGCGGGAGCGTGATCGGTCAGACCCTCCCACCAGACGTCGCCGTCCGGGCGGAGCGCCACGTTGGTGAAGATGGTGTTGCCCCACAGGGTCTCGACCGCGGTGACGTTGGTCGACTCGCCCGTGCCGGGCGCGACACCGAAGAAGCCGGCCTCGGGGTTGATCGCCCACATGCGGCCGTCCTCCCCCGGGCGGATCCACGCGATGTCGTCGCCGAGCGTCTCGACCTTCCAGCCGGGAATGGTCGGCCGCAGCATCGCGAGGTTGGTCTTGCCGCACGCCGAGGGGAATGCGGCGGCCACGTGGTAGGCCTTGCCCTGCGGGTCGATCACGCGGATGAGCAGCATGTGCTCGGCGAGCCAGCCCTCGTCACGGGCGATCACCGAGGCGATGCGCAGCGCGAAGCACTTCTTCGCGAGGATCGCGTTGCCGCCGTAGCCGGAGCCGAAGGAGTACACCTCGAGCGTCTCGGGGAAGTGCACGATGTACTTCTCGTCGTTGCACGGCCATTCGACGTCCGGCTCGCCGGCGCCCAGCGGCGCACCGACGGTGTGGACGGTCTTGACCCAGTGCGCGCCCTCGGCGATCTGCCGCGTGACGGCGTCGCCGATGCGGGTCATGATGCCGATGGATGCCACGGCGTAGGCGCTGTCGGTGACCTGCACTCCGATGTGGGAGAGCGGGCCGCCGATCGGGCCCATCGAGAACGGCACGACGTACATCGTGCGGCCGCGCATGGAACCCTCGAAGATCCCGTCCATCTTGGCGTGCATCTCGGCGGGGTCGGCCCAGTTGTTCGTGGGTCCGGCATCCTCTTCGCGCTCGGAGGCGATGTAGGTGCGTCCCTCGGTGCGGGCGACATCGCTCGGGTGCGAACGGGCGAGGTAGGAGCCGGGACGCCACTCGGGATTCAGCTTGATGAGCTTGCCCTCGTCGACCAGGCCGCGCAGCAGCCAGTCGTTCTCGGCACGCGAGCCGTCGACCCAGTGCACCGACTCGGGCTGGGTGAGGGCGCGGATCTCTTCGACCCAGGCGGCCAGCTCGGCCATCGCGGGAGTGTCATACGTCGGTGCCGCACCGAACGTGCGCGTCGGTGCGACGGGAGACGTGCGGGGGGTGATGACTTCGGCCATGGCCATGACTGCTCCTTTGAAGTGTGGGGCGTTGAACCCATCTTCTTAGGGATCGGTCGGTACTTTCCGGAATATCGGTCGGTAAGAATTTCGATTCTTTCGTTAGACTCAAGGAATGGCGTCCTCCGGCATTCACCTCACGACTCTCGGCCACCGCATCCGTCATCACCGACAGGAGAGCGGCTTCACCCTCGACGAACTCGGCGCCCTCGTCGGCGTCGCGGGTTCGCAGCTGAGCCTCATCGAGAACGGCAAGCGCGAGCCGAAGCTGTCACTGCTGCAGGCGATCGCGCAGGCCACCGGCACCCAGGTGACCGACCTCATCTCCGGTGAGCCGCCGAACCGTCGCGCCGCGCTGGAGATCGAACTCGAGCGCGCGCAGGAGAGCCCGGTCTTCCGCCAGCTCGGCATCGCCCCGATCCGCGTCACGAAGGGCACCAGCGACGAGACGATCGAGTCGGTCCTCGGCCTGCACCGCGAACTGCAGCGACGCGAGCGCGAGGCCATCGCCACCCCGGAGGAAGCACGTCGCGGCAACACCGAACTGCGCCTGCGGATGCGCGCGCAGAACAACTACCTGCCCGAGATCGACAAGCTCGCCGAGAAGCAGCTCAAGTCGGCGGGCCACGTGCAGGGCGCACTCACACACCGCACCGTGAGCATCATGGCCGAGAAGCTCGGTTTCGAGCTGATCTACGTCAACGACCTGCCGCACTCCACGCGCTCGGTCACCGATCTCGAGAACGGCCGCATCTACCTGCCGCCCGCCTCCATCCCCGGCGGACACGGCCTGCGCTCGATGGCGCTGCAGGCGATGGCGCACCGACTGCTCGGGCACACCCCGCCCACCGACTACGCGGACTTCCTGCAGCAGCGCCTGGAGATCAACTACTTCGCCGCCTCCTGCCTGATGCCGGAGACGGCATCGGTCGCCTTCCTGCAGCAGGCGAAGAAAGACCGCAACCTCGCTGTGGAGGACTTCCGCGATGCGTTCGGGGTGACGCACGAGGCGGCCGGGATGCGGATGACCAACCTCGTGACGCAGCACCTGGGCATGCCCCTGCACTTCCTCCGCGTCGATGCCACCGGCGCGATCACCCGCGTCTACGAGAACGACGACCTGCCGCTGCCGATGGACGTCACCGGCGCGGTCGAGGGTCAGCGGGTGTGCCGCAAGTTCCAAGCGCGAGCCGCCTTCACGCAGCAGAACCGCACCACCGAGCACCACCAGTACACCGACACCCCCTCCGGGACGTTCTGGTGCGCGACGCAGACCGGTTCGTCGAGCGACGGCGAGTTCTCGATCACGGTCGGCGTGCCCTTCGACGACGCGCGGTGGTGGCGCGGCCGTGAGACGAGCGACCGCGCCGTGTCGACCTGCCCGGACGAGGCCTGCTGCCGGCGCCCCTCGAGCGACCTGACGGAGCGCTGGAGCGGCAAGGCCTGGCCGAGCGCCCGCGTGCACACGCACATGTTCTCGCCGCTCCCCCGCGGCGCCTTCCCCGGCGTCGACGACAACGAGGTGTACAACTTCCTCGGGCGGCACGCCGACGAGTGAGGTCCGCTCAGCTCGAGAGGAACTCGTCGAAGCGGGCGAGCGCCTCGGCGACGGCCTCCGGATCGGCGGGCGCCGCGAAGTACTCGGGCGGCACTCCCCTGCTCGCGGTCGCGTGCATCCAGCATCCGATCACCCGGCCGTCCTCGACGAGAGTGGCCCGGACCATGCCGTTCTTGCCCGGTCCCACGGACGCCAGGTTCTCGGGCGCACAGACCGTCGTCCGGTCGGCGTACGAGAGGTAGTACTCGTCGAAGGCTCCCAGAGCCAGGACGGATGCCGCACCGGCAGCCCGGCGAGCACGGTCGGGCACGAGGAAGAGCCCATCCGCGACCTCGGTCACCCGTCCGGCGGCGCGCTCCCGCGCCTCGCGCGCCTGACCGAGCGTGAGTCCTGACCACCACGCGAAGTCGGCGACACCCGCGGGGCCGTGTCCGGTGACGTACCGCACGAAGAGCTCGGCGAGCGGGTCGTCGGGCTGCGCGTGCTCGCGGATGTGGTCCGCCACCAGGACGAAGCGCTGCTCGCGCGTCACTCCGTCTCGGGCGACGACGGGGCCCTGGCAGATGAGCCCGTCGATCGTCAGCACGAACAGCAGGTGCAGCCCGCGCTGACCGGTCGGATCGATGCCGACGTCCTCGAGGGTCTCGAAGATCTCCGCGCGCGTACGGCCGCCGTCGTGCAGCGCGGGGGTCAGAGCCCGCACCGCGCGGGCGACCATGTCGTCGTCGATGCCGAGGTCGCGGTGCCGGCCCGCCGCCTGCTGCCGCTGCCGGGCGGCCGTGACCGAGAGCACCCAGCCGAGGTCGCGCGCCGGGATGGTGTGCAGCGTGCCGCGCATCGGCCACGCCCGCACGATGTCCCCCGCGTCGAACGCCCGGTCCAGGTCGCTGAGACCCGGCCGGCCCCGCGTGCGGGAGGCGAGCGCCCATCGCCCCGCGGTGAAGTCCTGGCTCTGCACCGCGAGCATGTGCTGCGCGGCATCCGACACCGTGCGCGCCGGCGCGGTGAGACGGTGGGATCGCAGACGCTCGGCCAGCAGGGTCGCGGTCTTCATGCCCCCATCATGCCGGTCGCGACCGACATGGTGCACTCGCGCACGTCAGGCGTACAGAGTCACCTCGCGGCGCGCGGGGAGCACGACGGGATGAGAGCCGGCCATGACCTCGAGCACGCGGATCACCTGGCACGAGTACCCGTACTCGTTGTCGTACCAGACGTAGAGCACGACATCGCGGTCGTTCGCGATCGTGGCCAGACCGTCGACGATGCCGGCGCGGTGCGATCCGACGAAATCGGTGGACACGACCTCGGGGCTCTCGACGTAGTCGATCTGCTGGCGCAGCTTCGAGTGCAGCGAGACGCGCCTCAGGTAGTCGTTGAGCTCGTCCTTGACGGCCGGGCGCTCGAGGCTGAGGTGCAGGACCGCGAGCGACACGTCGGGGGTGGGCACCCGGATGGCGGAACCCGTGAGCTTGCCCTCCAGCTCCGGCAGCGCACGGGCCACTGCCTTCGCCGCGCCGGTCTCGGTGATGACCATGTTCAGCACGGCGGAGCGGCCGCGACGGTCGCCGCTGTGGAAGTTGTCGATGAGGTTCTGGTCGTTGGTGAACGAATGCACCGTCTCGACGTGGCCGCGGGCGATGCCGTACGCCTCGTCGATCGCCTTCAGCACGGGCGTGATCGCGTTGGTCGTGCAGGATGCCGCGGTGATGATGCGGTCGTCGGGTCCGATGGTCGAGTCGTTGATGCCGTGCACGATGTTCTTCAGCGCGCCCTTGCCCGGAGCCGTGAGCAGCACACGGGCGACTCCGGTCGACTCCAGATGACGGCTGAGCCCGGCCTCATCGCGCCAGCGGCCGGTGTTGTCGACCACGATCGCGTCATGGATCCCGTAGGACGTGTAGTCGATGGATGCTGGGTCGTCGGAGTAGATCACCTGGATGCGGGTGCCGTTGGCGATGATCTGCGAAGCCTCCTCGTCGACCGTCACGGATCCGGCGAACCGGCCGTGCACGGAATCGCGCAGCAGCAGCGATGCGCGCTTGGTGAGGTCGTCGTCCGATCCGCGGCGCACGACGATCGCGCGCAGTCGCAGACCGCTGCCGCCGCCCGTGTGAGCGATCAGGATGCGGGCGAGCAGACGCCCGATCCGCCCGAAGCCGTAGAGCACGACGTCGGTGGGTGCGGCGGCCACGGCGCCCACCGCGGGCGCGAGCGCCTGCGCGAGATACGCGTCGAGGGACTCGCCGCTCTCGGCATGTCCGGAGACCAGCCGCGCCACGTCGAGAGATGAGGCGCCGGGGGCCAGGGCGTGAACGGCTTCGAGAACCGCAAGGGTGTCGTCGAGCGCGAGCTGCTCGTGGCCCAGCTGGGCGACACGCTCGTGCACCTCGACGAGCCCCGTGGCGGAGAGCCCGAGCAGCCGGTGACCGTGGAGCGAGGTCACCACGTCGTTGTCGCGGCGGAGCGCGCCGATGAGCGGGATCATCCGCTCGGCCAGCTCCTCCCGTGCCGTCCAGTCGTCGAGGGGTGCGCCGGAATCGTTCATCTGCGTCCTTGCATGTGTGAGCGCGCCGAGATCTCCGGCGCGCGAGCTTGCCGGTGAGGTTCGGGGGATACCACCAGCGTACGCGCCGCGAGGTGCGGCATCCGAATCGCGGGTCATTCGCCGCCGCCATCACCGCCGCCGAGCGGTTCACCGGCCGGTCAGGGAATCCTGCAAGCATCGAACACGTTCTCCCCGTCGAACCTCTCGAAAGGCACGCCCATGTCGGACCGCACCCGCCCGTCGGCGTGGCCGCCCCTCCTCATCGCGATCGCACTCGAGGTCTCGGCGACTCTCGCTCTGCGCGCAGCCGAGGGCTTCACGCATCCGTTCTGGCTCATCGTGGTCGTGATCGGTTACAGCGGTTCGCTCTGGCTGCTGTCGATCGTCCTGGACCGCGGGATGCCGGTGGGTGTGGCCTACGGCATCTGGTCGGCGATCGGTGTGGTGCTGACTGCCGTGCTCGGCACCGTCCTGTTCGGCGAGACTCTCGGCGCCGTGCAGATCCTCGGGGTCGGCGTGATCGTGGTCGGCGTGCTACTGGTCGAGCTGGGATCCCATAAACGGGAGCCGGTAGTCGAGGTCGCGTCATGACGTGGCTGCTGCTCGCCCTAGCGATCGCGAGCGAGGTCACCGCGACTCTCAGCCTCCGCGCCTCGGAGGGTCTGCGCCGCAGGCGGTGGATCCCCGTGATCGTCGTCGGCTACCTCGCCGCCTTCACACTGCTGGGCACGATCCTCGCCCTGGGGATGCCGGTCGGTGTCGCGTACGGCATCTGGGCCGCCGCCGGCGTCGCCCTCACCGCCGTGCTCGGTCGGCTGATCTTCAAGGACCACTTCTCGCTGCTGATGGGCATCGGGGTGGCGCTCATCGCCGCCGGCGTCGCGATGATCGAGTTCGGCGGCGGGCACTGAGAAGCGAGAACTCGGCTCCTCGGAGATCCGTGCGTCAGCGCTCGGCGGGTCAGAACTCCGCCGAGAACGCCCCGTCCGATTTCAGCAGCTGCCCCGAGATCCAGCGTCCCTCGTCG includes the following:
- a CDS encoding multidrug efflux SMR transporter gives rise to the protein MTWLLLALAIASEVTATLSLRASEGLRRRRWIPVIVVGYLAAFTLLGTILALGMPVGVAYGIWAAAGVALTAVLGRLIFKDHFSLLMGIGVALIAAGVAMIEFGGGH
- a CDS encoding multidrug efflux SMR transporter encodes the protein MSDRTRPSAWPPLLIAIALEVSATLALRAAEGFTHPFWLIVVVIGYSGSLWLLSIVLDRGMPVGVAYGIWSAIGVVLTAVLGTVLFGETLGAVQILGVGVIVVGVLLVELGSHKREPVVEVAS
- a CDS encoding glyceraldehyde-3-phosphate dehydrogenase, giving the protein MNDSGAPLDDWTAREELAERMIPLIGALRRDNDVVTSLHGHRLLGLSATGLVEVHERVAQLGHEQLALDDTLAVLEAVHALAPGASSLDVARLVSGHAESGESLDAYLAQALAPAVGAVAAAPTDVVLYGFGRIGRLLARILIAHTGGGSGLRLRAIVVRRGSDDDLTKRASLLLRDSVHGRFAGSVTVDEEASQIIANGTRIQVIYSDDPASIDYTSYGIHDAIVVDNTGRWRDEAGLSRHLESTGVARVLLTAPGKGALKNIVHGINDSTIGPDDRIITAASCTTNAITPVLKAIDEAYGIARGHVETVHSFTNDQNLIDNFHSGDRRGRSAVLNMVITETGAAKAVARALPELEGKLTGSAIRVPTPDVSLAVLHLSLERPAVKDELNDYLRRVSLHSKLRQQIDYVESPEVVSTDFVGSHRAGIVDGLATIANDRDVVLYVWYDNEYGYSCQVIRVLEVMAGSHPVVLPARREVTLYA
- a CDS encoding winged helix DNA-binding domain-containing protein; amino-acid sequence: MKTATLLAERLRSHRLTAPARTVSDAAQHMLAVQSQDFTAGRWALASRTRGRPGLSDLDRAFDAGDIVRAWPMRGTLHTIPARDLGWVLSVTAARQRQQAAGRHRDLGIDDDMVARAVRALTPALHDGGRTRAEIFETLEDVGIDPTGQRGLHLLFVLTIDGLICQGPVVARDGVTREQRFVLVADHIREHAQPDDPLAELFVRYVTGHGPAGVADFAWWSGLTLGQAREARERAAGRVTEVADGLFLVPDRARRAAGAASVLALGAFDEYYLSYADRTTVCAPENLASVGPGKNGMVRATLVEDGRVIGCWMHATASRGVPPEYFAAPADPEAVAEALARFDEFLSS